The Streptomyces sp. NBC_01244 genome contains a region encoding:
- a CDS encoding Ms5788A family Cys-rich leader peptide, which yields MAMKHQQADLTKRRAVDLCRVAAMLCRSM from the coding sequence ATGGCTATGAAGCATCAGCAGGCGGACCTCACGAAGCGACGGGCAGTAGACCTGTGTCGCGTCGCCGCCATGCTCTGTCGATCCATGTGA
- a CDS encoding LmeA family phospholipid-binding protein, with protein MRVLRVVVIIGVVLGGLFVGLDRWAAGYAEDRLADRIQARQGLSGVEADVHGFPFLTQLLSRDLDQVDLKVAGVDVATADGRTTHLSRLRVAFRGVELNGDYDGGTARSAKGSALVTYADLTAAAQPGVTVAYGGAPGKLKVTASVEFLGRTLSRSVVSTVSLVDSGDGKGSTIVRVRADEVPGEGLPGIEAVVRRKTDFDRRIDGGLPSGVRLTELTSDESGVVLTLGGKNLALAG; from the coding sequence GTGCGTGTCCTGCGTGTCGTTGTGATCATCGGAGTGGTCCTCGGTGGGCTGTTCGTCGGCCTGGACCGCTGGGCCGCCGGCTACGCCGAGGACCGGCTGGCGGACCGGATCCAGGCCAGGCAGGGGCTGTCCGGAGTGGAGGCGGACGTCCACGGGTTCCCCTTCCTGACCCAGCTGCTCTCCCGGGACCTCGACCAGGTCGACCTGAAGGTGGCCGGCGTCGACGTGGCGACCGCGGACGGCCGTACGACGCACCTGTCCCGGCTGCGGGTCGCCTTCCGCGGCGTGGAGCTGAACGGCGATTACGACGGCGGCACCGCACGGTCCGCCAAGGGATCGGCCCTCGTCACGTACGCCGACCTGACCGCGGCCGCCCAGCCCGGGGTGACGGTCGCCTACGGCGGGGCGCCGGGCAAGCTGAAGGTGACCGCGAGCGTGGAGTTCCTCGGCAGGACCCTCAGCCGCAGCGTGGTGTCGACGGTCTCGCTGGTCGACTCCGGCGACGGGAAGGGCTCGACGATCGTCCGGGTCCGCGCCGACGAGGTGCCGGGTGAGGGTCTCCCCGGGATCGAGGCCGTGGTCCGCAGGAAGACCGACTTCGACCGGCGGATCGACGGCGGTCTGCCGTCGGGGGTCCGGCTGACGGAGCTGACCTCGGACGAATCCGGTGTGGTGCTCACCCTGGGCGGTAAGAATCTGGCTTTGGCCGGATAG
- a CDS encoding MoaD/ThiS family protein yields the protein MATGTIRYWAAAKAAAKTAEEPYSARTLAEALDTVRERHPGELTRVLLRCSFLVNEEPVGKRPHDSVELTEGGTVEVLPPFAGG from the coding sequence GTGGCAACCGGAACCATCCGCTACTGGGCGGCGGCGAAGGCCGCGGCCAAGACGGCGGAGGAGCCGTACTCGGCGCGGACACTGGCCGAGGCGCTCGACACCGTGCGGGAACGCCACCCCGGGGAGCTGACCCGGGTCCTGCTGCGCTGCTCCTTCCTCGTGAACGAAGAGCCCGTGGGCAAGCGCCCGCACGATTCCGTCGAGCTGACCGAGGGGGGCACCGTCGAGGTGCTCCCGCCGTTCGCGGGCGGGTGA
- a CDS encoding response regulator transcription factor, whose amino-acid sequence MSSLLLLTNALQPSTEVLPALGLLLHSVRVAPAEGPALVDTPGADVILVDGRRDLPQVRSLCQLLRSTGPGCPLILVVTEGGLAAVTADWGIDDVLLDTAGPAEVEARLRLATGRQQLGSDDSPMEIRNGDLSVDEATYSAKLKGRVLDLTFKEFELLKYLAQHPGRVFTRAQLLQEVWGYDYFGGTRTVDVHVRRLRAKLGPEHESLIGTVRNVGYRFVTPEKVERAAAEAAAQAATKAAAEASARAAAALTRMD is encoded by the coding sequence ATGAGCTCACTCCTGCTCCTGACCAATGCCCTGCAGCCCTCGACCGAGGTGCTGCCGGCCCTCGGCCTGCTGCTCCACAGCGTCCGGGTGGCCCCCGCCGAGGGCCCCGCCCTCGTGGACACCCCGGGCGCCGACGTGATCCTCGTCGACGGCCGCCGCGACCTGCCCCAGGTGCGGTCGCTGTGCCAGCTGCTCCGCTCCACGGGGCCCGGCTGCCCGCTGATCCTCGTCGTCACCGAGGGCGGCCTCGCGGCCGTCACCGCCGACTGGGGCATCGACGACGTCCTCCTCGACACCGCGGGACCGGCCGAGGTCGAAGCGCGGCTGCGCCTCGCCACCGGCCGCCAGCAGCTCGGCTCGGACGACTCCCCGATGGAGATCCGCAACGGCGACCTGTCGGTCGACGAGGCGACGTACTCGGCGAAGCTGAAGGGCCGGGTCCTGGACCTGACCTTCAAGGAGTTCGAGCTCCTCAAGTACCTGGCCCAGCACCCGGGCCGGGTCTTCACCCGCGCGCAGCTCCTCCAGGAGGTGTGGGGCTACGACTACTTCGGCGGCACCCGCACGGTCGACGTGCACGTACGGCGTCTGCGCGCGAAACTCGGGCCCGAGCACGAGTCGCTGATCGGTACCGTCCGCAACGTCGGGTACCGCTTCGTCACCCCGGAGAAGGTGGAACGGGCGGCGGCGGAAGCGGCCGCGCAGGCGGCCACGAAGGCGGCGGCCGAGGCCTCCGCGCGGGCCGCCGCGGCACTCACCCGGATGGACTAG
- a CDS encoding LacI family DNA-binding transcriptional regulator, translating into MAKVTRDDVARLAGTSTAVVSYVINNGPRPVAPATRERVLAAIKDLGYRPDRVAQAMASRRTDLIGMIVPDARQPFFAEMAHAVEQAAAERGKMVLVGNSDYRTEREVHYLRAFLGMRVSGLILVSQGMSEQAASEIEAWDARVVLLHERPEAIDDVAVVTDDIGGAQLATRHLLEHGHPYVACLGGVESTPEVGDPVADHVEGWRRAMLESGRSVEGRLFQAPYNRYDAYKVALELLAGPDRPPAIFCATDDQAIGVLRAARELRIDVPEQLAVAGFDDVKEAALTDPPLTTIASDRPAMARAAVDLVLDDALRVAGSRRERLKQFPSALVIRRSCGCR; encoded by the coding sequence GTGGCCAAGGTGACGCGGGATGACGTGGCACGACTTGCGGGTACTTCTACCGCCGTCGTGAGCTACGTCATCAACAACGGACCCAGGCCGGTTGCCCCGGCCACGCGCGAGCGTGTCCTCGCCGCGATCAAGGACCTGGGCTACCGCCCGGACCGGGTCGCCCAGGCGATGGCCTCACGCCGCACCGACCTCATAGGCATGATCGTCCCCGATGCCCGCCAGCCGTTCTTCGCGGAGATGGCGCACGCGGTCGAGCAGGCCGCCGCCGAGCGCGGAAAGATGGTGCTGGTCGGCAACTCCGACTACCGCACCGAGCGCGAGGTCCACTACCTGCGGGCCTTCCTCGGCATGCGGGTCTCGGGCCTGATCCTGGTCAGCCAGGGCATGAGCGAGCAGGCCGCCTCCGAGATCGAGGCCTGGGACGCCCGCGTGGTCCTCCTCCACGAGCGCCCCGAGGCCATCGACGACGTCGCCGTCGTCACCGACGACATCGGCGGCGCGCAGCTCGCCACCCGGCACCTCCTCGAACACGGGCATCCGTACGTGGCCTGCCTGGGCGGCGTCGAGAGCACCCCCGAGGTCGGCGACCCGGTGGCCGACCACGTCGAGGGCTGGCGGCGGGCCATGCTCGAATCCGGCCGCTCGGTGGAGGGCCGCCTCTTCCAGGCCCCGTACAACCGCTACGACGCGTACAAGGTCGCCCTGGAGCTGCTGGCCGGACCGGACCGCCCGCCGGCGATCTTCTGCGCTACGGACGACCAGGCGATCGGCGTCCTGCGCGCCGCGCGGGAGCTGCGCATCGACGTGCCCGAGCAGCTGGCGGTGGCCGGCTTCGACGACGTCAAGGAGGCGGCCCTGACGGACCCGCCCCTCACCACCATCGCCTCGGACCGCCCGGCGATGGCCCGCGCCGCGGTGGACCTCGTCCTGGACGACGCCCTGCGGGTGGCGGGCTCCCGGCGCGAACGCCTGAAGCAGTTCCCCTCGGCCCTGGTCATCCGCCGCTCCTGCGGCTGCCGCTAG
- a CDS encoding S1C family serine protease: MTENLRREGEYPQENRPQQPAPWGEDWQRGRDRLAQDAAYPPPPAYPPATPAPGWHEAHAAPVIQGETVPQSGGSAAGGNGSGGWATWGGAAPAAAAPQGGQGQGHARAKRPVALLAAVALAAAVVGGGTAAAVQQMLNKTNGTGTGVNGSTISQSNSGTVTGVAENVSPSVVRIDTRTASGQGTGSGIVITADGEIVTNNHVIDGASQIQVTMSDGKKYNAKIVGTDPDKDLALIKLEGASGLKPASLGNSDSLKVGDEVVAIGSPDRLTGTVTSGIVSALDREVNVPKSEQKQQSPEDGFPFSYGGRQFNGNTGTDTTSYKAIQTDASLNPGNSGGALVNMNGEIVGMPSAIYSPSSGSGSAGSVGLGFAIPVNTIKADLPSLRKGGPGGDGSSNGTSGNGSGNNAANGFGTSF; this comes from the coding sequence ATGACCGAGAACCTCCGCCGCGAAGGCGAGTACCCCCAGGAGAACCGCCCCCAGCAGCCCGCCCCCTGGGGCGAGGACTGGCAGCGCGGTCGTGACCGGCTCGCACAGGACGCCGCGTACCCGCCTCCGCCCGCCTACCCCCCGGCGACCCCCGCCCCCGGCTGGCACGAGGCCCACGCGGCCCCGGTCATCCAGGGCGAGACCGTCCCGCAGAGCGGCGGCAGCGCCGCCGGCGGCAACGGCAGCGGCGGCTGGGCCACCTGGGGCGGGGCCGCCCCGGCGGCCGCCGCCCCGCAGGGCGGCCAGGGACAGGGCCACGCCCGCGCCAAGCGCCCGGTCGCCCTCCTCGCCGCCGTGGCCCTCGCGGCCGCCGTCGTCGGCGGTGGAACGGCCGCCGCCGTCCAGCAGATGCTGAACAAGACCAACGGCACCGGCACCGGCGTCAACGGCAGCACCATCTCCCAGTCGAACAGCGGCACCGTCACCGGCGTAGCCGAGAACGTCAGCCCCTCCGTCGTCCGCATCGACACCCGCACCGCCTCCGGCCAGGGCACCGGCTCCGGCATCGTGATCACCGCCGACGGCGAGATCGTCACCAACAACCACGTGATCGACGGCGCGAGCCAGATCCAGGTGACGATGAGCGACGGCAAGAAGTACAACGCGAAGATCGTCGGCACGGACCCGGACAAGGACCTCGCCCTCATCAAGCTGGAAGGCGCGAGCGGACTCAAGCCCGCGAGCCTCGGCAACTCCGACAGCCTCAAGGTCGGCGACGAGGTCGTCGCCATCGGCTCCCCCGACCGCCTCACCGGCACGGTCACCAGCGGCATCGTCTCCGCGCTCGACCGCGAGGTGAACGTCCCCAAGTCCGAGCAGAAGCAGCAGTCGCCCGAGGACGGCTTCCCGTTCTCCTACGGCGGCCGGCAGTTCAACGGGAACACCGGCACGGACACCACCTCGTACAAGGCCATCCAGACGGACGCCTCCCTGAACCCCGGCAACTCCGGCGGCGCCCTCGTCAACATGAACGGCGAGATCGTGGGCATGCCCTCCGCGATCTACTCCCCCTCCAGCGGCAGCGGCTCCGCCGGCAGCGTCGGCCTCGGCTTCGCCATCCCCGTCAACACCATCAAGGCCGACCTCCCCTCCCTCCGCAAGGGCGGTCCGGGCGGCGACGGCAGCAGCAACGGCACCAGCGGCAACGGCTCCGGCAACAACGCCGCGAACGGTTTCGGGACCTCCTTCTAG
- a CDS encoding response regulator transcription factor — MSAEGDQQRILVVDDEPAVREALRRSLAFEGYGTQTAVDGLDALDKADSYAPDLIILDIQMPRMDGLTAARRLRAAGSTTPVLMLTARDTVGDRVTGLDAGADDYLVKPFELDELFARVRALLRRSSYAAPSGGDGRTADADALTFGDLRMDLATREVTRGGRPVELTRTEFTLLEMFLAHPRQVLTREQILKTVWGFDFEPSSNSLDVYVMYLRRKTEAGGEPRLVHTVRGVGYVLRAAGAGDTGGPE; from the coding sequence ATGAGCGCCGAAGGCGACCAGCAGCGCATCCTCGTCGTCGACGACGAACCGGCCGTACGCGAGGCCCTGCGCCGCAGCCTGGCCTTCGAGGGGTACGGCACGCAGACCGCCGTCGACGGGCTCGACGCCCTCGACAAAGCGGACTCGTACGCCCCCGACCTGATCATCCTGGACATCCAGATGCCGCGGATGGACGGTCTGACGGCCGCCCGCCGCCTGCGCGCCGCCGGCAGCACCACGCCCGTCCTGATGCTGACCGCCCGCGATACGGTCGGCGACCGCGTCACCGGACTCGACGCCGGCGCCGACGACTACCTGGTCAAGCCGTTCGAGCTGGACGAGCTCTTCGCCCGGGTGCGCGCCCTGCTGCGCCGCAGCTCCTACGCCGCCCCCTCCGGCGGGGACGGCCGGACCGCGGACGCCGACGCGCTGACCTTCGGCGACCTGCGCATGGACCTCGCCACCCGCGAGGTCACCCGCGGCGGCCGCCCGGTGGAGCTGACCCGTACCGAGTTCACCCTGCTGGAGATGTTCCTCGCGCACCCGCGCCAGGTCCTGACCCGCGAGCAGATCCTCAAGACCGTATGGGGCTTCGACTTCGAGCCCAGCTCCAACTCCCTGGACGTGTACGTGATGTACCTGCGCCGCAAGACCGAGGCCGGGGGCGAGCCCCGCCTGGTCCACACCGTGCGCGGGGTGGGCTACGTACTGCGCGCGGCCGGGGCGGGCGACACCGGCGGTCCGGAGTGA
- a CDS encoding sensor histidine kinase, with protein sequence MSPTARFRALPLRSRLALLVTVAVALAVAAVACVSWFMVRTQLNDQLNSSLRSTNARAQASQTLNRLGCQDKVPGPFENNLSAQVQIVLPAGGRCWVDGKNTLPVTDYDLDVAKGVRGATLYDGKTTDGTPVRVYTQPVELSAGPAAQNSIAAISVAKPLSDITEPLSTLAWVLLFVSAVGILGAGVAGLWVARTGLRPVDELTGAVEHIARTEDLTVRIPDEGDDEIARLSRSFNSMTAALASSQERQAQLIADAGHELRTPLTSLRTNIELLARSEETGRAIPPEDRKELLASVKAQMTELASLIGDLQELSRPDAAAPGPLGVVALHEIAGAALSRARLRGPELDFDSDLAPWYVRGEAAALERAVVNVLDNAVKFSPPGSTVTVSLRAGELTVRDRGPGIPADDLPHVFERFWRSPSARALPGSGLGLSIVARTVQRAGGAAELRAPADGGPGTEAVLSIPGAPTPPPVQASVVPDQ encoded by the coding sequence GTGAGCCCCACCGCCAGATTCCGCGCCCTCCCGCTCCGTTCCCGCCTCGCCCTGCTGGTCACCGTCGCGGTGGCGCTCGCCGTCGCGGCGGTCGCCTGCGTGAGCTGGTTCATGGTCCGCACCCAGCTCAACGATCAGCTGAACAGCTCCCTGCGCTCCACCAACGCCCGGGCCCAGGCGAGCCAGACGCTGAACCGGCTCGGTTGCCAGGACAAGGTGCCCGGACCCTTCGAGAACAACCTGAGCGCGCAGGTCCAGATCGTGCTGCCCGCGGGCGGCCGCTGCTGGGTCGACGGGAAGAACACCCTCCCCGTCACCGACTACGACCTCGACGTGGCCAAGGGGGTCCGCGGCGCGACCCTGTACGACGGCAAGACCACGGACGGCACCCCCGTACGCGTCTACACGCAGCCCGTGGAGCTGTCCGCCGGACCGGCCGCACAGAACTCCATCGCCGCGATCTCGGTGGCCAAGCCCCTCTCCGACATCACCGAACCGCTGTCCACCCTGGCCTGGGTGCTCCTGTTCGTCTCCGCCGTCGGCATCCTCGGCGCCGGCGTCGCCGGCCTCTGGGTGGCCCGTACGGGCCTGCGCCCGGTCGACGAACTGACCGGCGCCGTCGAGCACATCGCCCGTACCGAGGACCTCACCGTCCGCATCCCCGACGAGGGCGACGACGAGATCGCCCGGCTGTCGCGCTCCTTCAACTCCATGACGGCCGCGCTCGCCTCCTCCCAGGAGCGCCAAGCCCAGCTGATCGCGGACGCCGGGCACGAGCTGCGCACCCCGCTCACCTCGCTGCGCACCAACATCGAGCTGCTGGCGCGCAGCGAGGAGACCGGCCGGGCCATCCCGCCGGAGGATCGCAAGGAGCTGCTGGCCTCGGTCAAGGCACAGATGACGGAACTGGCCTCGCTGATCGGCGACTTGCAGGAGCTGTCCCGCCCGGACGCGGCCGCTCCCGGCCCCCTCGGAGTGGTGGCCCTGCACGAGATCGCGGGTGCGGCACTGTCCCGGGCCCGGCTGCGCGGTCCCGAGCTGGACTTCGACTCGGACCTGGCGCCCTGGTACGTACGCGGCGAGGCGGCGGCCCTGGAGCGGGCGGTGGTCAACGTCCTGGACAACGCGGTGAAGTTCAGCCCGCCCGGCAGCACGGTCACCGTGTCTCTGCGCGCGGGCGAGCTGACCGTACGGGACCGCGGTCCCGGCATCCCGGCCGACGACCTCCCGCACGTCTTCGAGCGCTTCTGGCGCTCCCCGTCCGCCCGGGCCCTGCCCGGCAGCGGCCTCGGCCTGTCCATCGTGGCCCGTACGGTGCAGCGCGCGGGCGGCGCGGCCGAACTGCGCGCCCCGGCGGACGGCGGCCCGGGCACCGAGGCGGTGCTCAGCATCCCGGGCGCGCCGACTCCGCCGCCCGTTCAGGCGTCAGTTGTGCCGGATCAGTGA
- a CDS encoding phosphatidylinositol-specific phospholipase C, with product MDAGPGTGLRRRGFLAGAAALGGATLLGAGAGTASAATGATGATGATGATRATATAVRALSTQDWMSGLGDATPLQRMTIPGTHDSGATRGGLYVACQNTSIADQLGSGIRFLDVRCRVTGASFAIHHGAYYQNLMFGDVLAACWNFLAAHPTETVLMRLKQEYSEESDATFRAVFDDYLNNRGWSPLFKIADSLPALGQVRGKVLLLPDNGGLPGGLRYGDGNVFDIQDDYMAEPFAKRGKIENHFRKAVQQPGRFFVNYTSTAAALPPRWNSDRLNPQVHAFVDGSELTGRTGLGIVPMDFPNTRSGLVASLIRHN from the coding sequence ATGGATGCGGGCCCGGGTACGGGGCTGCGGCGGCGGGGATTCCTGGCGGGGGCGGCCGCCCTGGGCGGCGCGACCCTGCTCGGCGCGGGCGCCGGGACGGCCTCGGCCGCCACCGGGGCCACCGGGGCCACCGGGGCCACTGGAGCCACCCGGGCCACCGCCACGGCAGTGCGCGCGCTCTCCACCCAGGACTGGATGAGCGGCCTCGGCGACGCCACCCCCCTCCAGCGGATGACCATCCCCGGCACCCACGACTCGGGCGCCACCCGGGGCGGGCTCTACGTCGCCTGCCAGAACACCTCCATCGCCGACCAGCTCGGCTCCGGGATCCGCTTCCTCGACGTCCGCTGCCGGGTGACGGGCGCATCGTTCGCGATCCACCACGGCGCGTACTACCAGAACCTGATGTTCGGCGACGTCCTCGCCGCCTGCTGGAACTTCCTCGCCGCACACCCCACCGAGACCGTGCTGATGCGGCTCAAGCAGGAGTACTCCGAGGAGAGCGACGCCACCTTCCGCGCCGTCTTCGACGACTACCTGAACAACCGCGGCTGGAGCCCGCTCTTCAAGATCGCGGACTCGCTGCCCGCCCTCGGCCAGGTGCGCGGCAAGGTGCTGCTGCTCCCCGACAACGGCGGCCTCCCCGGCGGCCTGCGCTACGGCGACGGCAACGTCTTCGACATCCAGGACGACTACATGGCCGAGCCCTTCGCCAAACGGGGCAAGATCGAGAACCACTTCCGCAAGGCCGTCCAGCAGCCCGGCAGGTTCTTCGTGAACTACACCAGCACGGCCGCCGCCCTGCCGCCCCGCTGGAACTCCGACCGGCTCAACCCGCAGGTGCACGCCTTCGTCGACGGCTCGGAGCTGACCGGCCGGACCGGGCTCGGGATCGTCCCCATGGACTTCCCCAACACCCGCTCCGGCCTGGTCGCCTCACTGATCCGGCACAACTGA
- a CDS encoding TetR/AcrR family transcriptional regulator has protein sequence MGNREDLLAGARRCLEEKGYLRTTVRDIASAAQVSMAAIGYHFGTREVLLNQALFAAMDEWAAGSGRLAGQGDTARERYADTWDRKIRDFGEMRWLWTASVEAFVHAQSSPELLAVLAEGQRHNRRMVAAQLRGVPVEEVAEEDVRSLGSVHIALLTGVMVQCLTDPEHAPDGRSLAQGLRLMAELLES, from the coding sequence ATGGGAAATCGCGAGGACCTGCTGGCCGGAGCCCGGCGCTGCCTGGAGGAGAAGGGCTACCTCCGGACGACCGTGCGCGATATCGCCTCGGCCGCGCAGGTGAGCATGGCCGCGATCGGCTACCACTTCGGCACCCGCGAGGTGCTGCTCAACCAGGCGCTGTTCGCGGCCATGGACGAGTGGGCCGCGGGGTCGGGTCGGCTCGCCGGGCAGGGTGACACCGCGCGGGAGCGCTACGCCGACACCTGGGACCGCAAGATCCGGGACTTCGGCGAGATGCGCTGGCTCTGGACCGCCTCCGTCGAGGCCTTCGTGCACGCGCAGTCCTCGCCCGAGCTGCTCGCCGTCCTGGCCGAGGGGCAGCGCCACAACCGGCGCATGGTGGCCGCGCAGTTGCGCGGAGTCCCCGTCGAGGAGGTCGCGGAGGAGGACGTACGGAGCCTCGGGTCGGTGCACATCGCGCTGCTGACCGGGGTCATGGTGCAGTGCCTGACCGACCCGGAGCACGCCCCGGACGGCCGGTCCCTCGCCCAAGGGCTGCGCCTGATGGCGGAGTTGCTCGAAAGCTGA
- a CDS encoding alpha/beta fold hydrolase — translation MRHELKIDDRTLSYLDFGGPGRPLLALHGGLSEGAHFAALAADLGEQWRVIAPDQRGHGDSGLASEYSRAGYAADAAALLEHLAPGGPVPVLGFSLGGVNAYHLAATRPDLVSALINVDAPVESPSRDALSFWDFLHDLPYTAPTREELLAALGPLAEGTGPFLRPLPQDTGWRLPFDPAATLATLAGDESSRWDVWLASSCPALLVHGLRSDVLSRELAEAMVARRPGTSYAGLDTEHFVPFQDPKGLAEAVRGFLAAL, via the coding sequence ATGCGCCACGAGCTGAAGATCGACGACCGCACCCTGTCCTACCTGGACTTCGGCGGGCCCGGCCGCCCCCTGCTCGCCCTGCACGGCGGGCTCTCCGAGGGCGCCCACTTCGCCGCCCTCGCCGCCGACCTCGGCGAGCAATGGCGGGTCATCGCCCCCGACCAGCGCGGGCACGGCGACTCCGGCCTCGCCTCCGAGTACAGCCGCGCGGGCTACGCCGCCGACGCCGCCGCCCTGCTGGAACACCTCGCCCCCGGCGGCCCGGTGCCCGTCCTCGGCTTCTCCCTCGGCGGGGTCAACGCCTACCACCTGGCCGCCACCCGGCCCGATCTGGTGTCCGCCCTGATCAACGTCGACGCCCCGGTGGAGAGCCCGAGCCGGGACGCCCTGTCCTTCTGGGACTTCCTGCACGACCTCCCGTACACCGCGCCCACCCGCGAGGAACTCCTCGCCGCCCTCGGCCCGCTCGCCGAGGGGACCGGGCCCTTCTTGCGCCCGCTGCCACAGGACACCGGCTGGCGGCTGCCGTTCGACCCCGCGGCCACCCTGGCCACCCTCGCCGGGGACGAGAGCTCGCGCTGGGACGTCTGGCTCGCGAGCAGCTGCCCGGCGCTGCTCGTCCACGGGCTGCGCAGCGACGTGCTCTCCCGGGAGCTGGCCGAGGCGATGGTCGCCCGGCGCCCCGGGACCTCGTACGCCGGCCTCGACACCGAGCACTTCGTGCCCTTCCAGGACCCGAAGGGCCTCGCAGAGGCCGTACGCGGCTTCCTGGCCGCGCTGTAG
- a CDS encoding bifunctional metallophosphatase/5'-nucleotidase, producing MSATPQRHRRTGRLALTALAVATAGGAMLAAALPAGAASGDGYGQDHGRTVDVQMLSFNDLHGTLEPPQGSSGTVTERQADGTTKAIPAGGVEFLATSLREARKGKRYSVTAAAGDMIGASPMVSGLFHDEPAIEALNDLDLDVSGVGNHEFDEGKTELRRMQYGGCHPVEGCFEYGKEFGGAEFKYLAANVVDQKTKRPMMNPTFIWKKGDVKIGFIGVTLEGTPDIVTAEGVKGLKFGDEVETVNKYAEELNKQGVKSIVALIHEGGLPASGAYNYDCDVPGAGAGVSGAIVDIAKNISPKVDALVTGHTHQAYACNIPDPAGNPRTVTSAASYGRLFTDTTLTYDRRTKDIVRTPVASPKPVQKVVTRDQPKAPDLTALIERWNALAAPIANRPMGYISADIAGRGSAEYEKPLGDVIADAQLEALAPAAKGGAQLAIMNPGGIRADLAHKAAGAEGDGVVTYGESYTVQPFTNMMTVVDLTGAQLITALQQQVSGPVNGVSPKILQISKGFSYTLDTTKAGADRIVVDSVKLNGEAIDPARTYRVAMNEFLAGGGDGFGVLKEHKNKLVGASDLDVFNAYLAAHSSAAAPLAPPVADRITVIK from the coding sequence ATGTCAGCGACGCCACAACGGCACCGCCGAACCGGCCGGTTGGCCCTCACCGCTCTCGCCGTGGCAACGGCCGGCGGTGCGATGCTCGCCGCCGCCCTTCCGGCCGGAGCCGCGAGTGGTGACGGATACGGCCAGGACCACGGCCGCACCGTCGACGTACAGATGCTGTCGTTCAACGACCTCCACGGCACGCTGGAGCCCCCGCAGGGCTCCTCGGGCACCGTGACCGAGCGTCAGGCCGACGGCACCACCAAGGCCATACCCGCGGGCGGTGTCGAGTTCCTCGCCACCAGCCTGCGCGAGGCCCGCAAGGGCAAGCGTTACTCCGTCACCGCCGCGGCCGGCGACATGATCGGCGCCAGCCCGATGGTGTCGGGCCTCTTCCACGACGAGCCGGCGATCGAGGCGCTCAACGACCTCGACCTGGACGTGAGCGGCGTCGGCAACCACGAGTTCGACGAGGGCAAGACCGAGCTGCGCCGCATGCAGTACGGCGGCTGCCACCCGGTCGAGGGCTGCTTCGAGTACGGCAAGGAGTTCGGCGGCGCCGAGTTCAAGTACCTCGCCGCGAACGTGGTGGACCAGAAGACCAAGCGCCCGATGATGAACCCCACCTTCATCTGGAAGAAGGGGGACGTGAAGATCGGCTTCATCGGCGTCACCCTGGAGGGCACGCCCGACATCGTGACCGCCGAAGGGGTCAAGGGCCTCAAGTTCGGCGACGAGGTCGAGACGGTCAACAAGTACGCCGAGGAGCTGAACAAGCAGGGCGTGAAGTCGATCGTGGCGCTGATCCACGAGGGCGGCCTGCCCGCGAGCGGCGCGTACAACTACGACTGTGACGTGCCGGGCGCCGGCGCCGGCGTCTCCGGGGCCATCGTCGACATCGCGAAGAACATCTCGCCGAAGGTCGACGCCCTGGTCACCGGCCACACGCACCAGGCGTACGCGTGCAACATCCCCGACCCGGCGGGCAATCCGCGCACGGTCACCTCGGCCGCCTCGTACGGCCGGCTGTTCACGGACACCACCCTGACGTACGACCGCCGGACCAAGGACATCGTCCGTACGCCGGTCGCGTCGCCGAAGCCGGTCCAGAAGGTCGTCACCCGGGACCAGCCCAAGGCCCCGGACCTGACCGCGCTGATCGAGCGCTGGAACGCGCTGGCCGCGCCGATCGCGAACCGTCCGATGGGCTACATCTCGGCCGACATCGCGGGCCGCGGCTCGGCGGAGTACGAGAAGCCGCTCGGTGACGTGATCGCCGACGCGCAGCTGGAGGCCCTGGCCCCGGCGGCCAAGGGCGGTGCCCAGCTCGCCATCATGAACCCGGGCGGCATCCGCGCGGACCTGGCCCACAAGGCCGCCGGCGCCGAGGGCGACGGAGTGGTGACGTACGGGGAGTCGTACACGGTCCAGCCGTTCACCAACATGATGACGGTCGTCGACCTGACCGGCGCCCAGCTGATCACCGCGCTCCAGCAGCAGGTCAGCGGCCCGGTCAACGGGGTGAGCCCGAAGATCCTGCAGATCTCCAAGGGCTTCTCCTACACCCTGGACACCACCAAGGCGGGTGCCGACCGCATCGTCGTGGACTCGGTGAAGCTGAACGGCGAGGCCATCGACCCCGCCCGTACCTACCGGGTCGCGATGAACGAGTTCCTCGCGGGCGGCGGTGACGGCTTCGGTGTCCTGAAGGAGCACAAGAACAAGCTGGTCGGCGCGTCCGACCTGGACGTCTTCAACGCCTACCTGGCCGCGCACTCCTCGGCGGCCGCGCCGCTGGCCCCGCCGGTGGCGGACCGGATCACGGTCATCAAGTAG